One Candidatus Binatia bacterium DNA segment encodes these proteins:
- the tsaA gene encoding tRNA (N6-threonylcarbamoyladenosine(37)-N6)-methyltransferase TrmO, whose protein sequence is MEIQVIGQARTAWSLRQDAPHQPRAAAEVVGEILVEEPFRAALADLESFNRIWVIFLFHQSTGFAPRVKPPRGGPKRGVLATRAPNRPSQIGLSCVELVAVDVSSGVVRAAGLDLLNETPVLDLKPYLPEVDSFPEAGHGWLDAFRAAGIEPRLKKPFQPPRSK, encoded by the coding sequence ATGGAGATTCAGGTCATCGGTCAGGCGCGGACCGCGTGGTCGCTACGACAGGACGCGCCTCATCAGCCTAGAGCGGCGGCGGAGGTCGTGGGAGAGATCCTCGTCGAGGAGCCCTTTCGAGCGGCTCTCGCCGATCTTGAATCCTTCAATCGAATCTGGGTGATTTTTCTATTCCATCAGAGCACCGGATTCGCTCCACGGGTGAAGCCACCGCGCGGAGGTCCCAAGCGGGGTGTTCTTGCCACCCGCGCTCCGAATCGCCCCTCACAGATCGGGTTGAGTTGTGTCGAGTTGGTGGCAGTTGATGTGTCTTCGGGAGTGGTTCGTGCGGCCGGTCTCGACCTGTTGAACGAGACACCTGTTCTTGATCTCAAACCTTATTTGCCGGAGGTCGACAGCTTCCCCGAAGCCGGTCACGGTTGGTTGGACGCCTTCCGGGCTGCCGGTATCGAGCCTCGCCTGAAGAAACCCTTTCAACCGCCGCGATCGAAGTAG